One genomic window of Quercus lobata isolate SW786 chromosome 9, ValleyOak3.0 Primary Assembly, whole genome shotgun sequence includes the following:
- the LOC115960753 gene encoding uncharacterized protein LOC115960753 — protein MASAAGSPPSPPLQDNVDAERRLREAEDRLREAIEELQRRQRKAGAAARSSPHHNQPQHCPPCCDHAAYEPSCVANAIGNLCQTFLLSYGVRVGIGILLRAFKLARRQSYSSLIDLKQLVSEKDLIVREEACRIGLFFGGFTGSYQALRCLLRKLRKKETPFNAILAGSIAGLSILALDDSNRRRTLALYLLARLAQCAYNSAKSKNKFHFWGSHWRHGDSLLFAFACAQVMYSFVMRPESLPKSYQDFIQKTGPVARPVYKAVRDSCRGFPVDVGSLSAYLSGRRNPNYVKLEEFPAIIPCSVIHPDTNSCLTHNANAASATFRKTFPLYFSLTFVPFVVLHLQKFMDAPARTCWLALKGAVRSTTFLSAFVGIFQGVICSHRKVASKDHKIVYWIAGGMAALSVLLEKKARRSELALYVLPRAGDSLWYISVNRHLLPDIKNAEVFLFCICMGGIMYYLEHEPDTMAPFLRGLIRRFLASRISSPGLSSNRNASSQYLQTLDAIKKPKLQDNGQAEASPLQKYNLESIQGL, from the exons ATGGCATCAGCAGCAGGGTCTCCACCGTCGCCGCCACTCCAAGACAACGTCGACGCCGAGCGCCGCCTACGGGAAGCCGAGGACCGTCTCCGCGAAGCCATAGAGGAGCTCCAGCGCCGCCAGCGCAAGGCCGGAGCTGCCGCCCGCTCCTCTCCCCACCACAACCAGCCACAGCATTGCCCGCCCTGCTGTGACCATGCGGCCTACGAACCGTCGTGCGTTGCCAACGCCATCGGCAACCTCTGCCAAACCTTCCTCCTCTCCTACGGCGTCCGCGTCGGCATCGGCATCCTCCTCCGCGCTTTCAAGCTCGCTCGCCGCCAGTCCTACTCTTCCCTCATCGATCTCAAG CAACTTGTGTCAGAGAAAGATCTGATAGTAAGAGAGGAAGCATGTCGAATCGGATTGTTTTTCGGTGGCTTTACAGGATCTTATCAAGCTCTTAGATGtttgttgagaaaattgagaaagaaagagacgCCATTCAATGC CATTTTAGCAGGTTCAATTGCTGGTTTGTCAATTTTAGCCCTAGATGATTCTAATCGGAGGCGCACACTTGCTTTATATCTTTTGGCTAGGCTAGCCCAG TGTGCTTATAATTCTGCAAAGTCGAAGAACAAGTTTCACTTTTGGGGAAGCCATTGGAGGCATGGAGATTCTTTACTCTTTGCTTTTGCATGTGCACAG GTTATGTATTCATTTGTAATGCGTCCTGAGAGCTTGCCAAAATCATATCAAGACTTCATTCAGAAGACTGGGCCAGTAGCACGGCCTGTATACAAGGCTGTAAGAGACAGCTGTAGAGGTTTCCCAGTCGATGTGGGCTCACTCTCTGCTTACTTATCCGGCAGAAGGAATCCCAACTATGTAAAGTTGGAAGAATTTCCCGCCATTATTCCTTGTTCTGTTATTCATCCAGACACAAATTCATGTTTGACTCACAATGCAAATGCAGCATCAGCTACATTCAGGAAAACATTTCCACTTTACTTCTCTTTGACCTTTGTACCATTTGTTGTTCTGCACCTGCAAAAG TTCATGGATGCCCCTGCTCGTACCTGCTGGCTTGCTCTTAAGGGGGCTGTTCGCTCCACAACATTTCTGTCAgcttttgttggaatttttcaG GGAGTGATATGCTCGCATAGAAAGGTTGCATCAAAAGACCACAAGATTGTATATTGGATCGCAGGCGGTATGGCAGCCCTTTCTGTATTATTGGAGAAAAAAGCTAGGCGCAGTGAACTTGCCTTGTATGTTCTTCCACGAGCAGGAGATTCACTGTGGTATATTTCAGTGAACCGCCACCTGCTTCCAGATATTAAGAATGCAGAG gtgtttttattttgtatttgtatgGGAGGAATCATGTACTACTTGGAACATGAACCAGACACCATGGCTCCATTCCTCAGGGGCTTGATTCGCCGCTTCCTTGCCAGCAGAATTAGCAGTCCTGGCCTTTCGTCAAATCGTAATGCTTCCTCCCAATATTTGCAAACTCTTGATGCCATAAAGAAACCAAAATTGCAAGataatgggcaggctgaagcttcGCCTTTGCAAAAATACAATCTTGAATCAATACAAGGGCTATAA
- the LOC115961507 gene encoding LOW QUALITY PROTEIN: ankyrin repeat-containing protein BDA1 (The sequence of the model RefSeq protein was modified relative to this genomic sequence to represent the inferred CDS: inserted 3 bases in 2 codons; deleted 2 bases in 2 codons; substituted 2 bases at 2 genomic stop codons) — MLYEAAQAGNTQHLHQLLTENPLXLHSVALDSTENPLRIASIAGHIDFVKEILRLKPEFTKELNQDGFSPMHLALANGHLEIVRELLKVDKRLCQLEGREEKNPLHYAATKGKVDVISEMLLACPECVEDMTVQKETALHLAVKNSQHEAXVLLTWVREVKREDILNLKDEQGNTILHLATWKKQRQVIELLLGKEATTSLVLDVNAINKSALTXLDLLLIFPSKAGDKEIEEILRGAGAIXARDRDHHNIFSPASSFEFGNHFKVSNPSASVTSLVQPKNLVEYFKFKKGRDSPSDARNVLLVISVLVATATFQVGLTPPGGFWQDGSLAGRSILGSNSEVTFLLFRSFNSIGFSVSLFIINILTTNFPLRFELQICMIAMFKSVHFSLFSVRKK, encoded by the exons ATGCTGTATGAGGCAGCTCAAGCAGGAAACACCCAACACTTGCATCAGCTGCTTACCGAAAACCCCT TCCTCCATTCTGTTGCTCTCGATTCTACTGAGAATCCTTTACGCATTGCTTCCATTGCTGGCCATATTGACTTTGTTAAGGAGATACTGAGGTTGAAACCAGAATTTACCAAAGAACTGAATCAAGATGGCTTTAGCCCCATGCACCTAGCATTGGCCAACGGACACTTGGAGATTGTTAGAGAGCTGCTGAAAGTTGACAAGAGACTTTGCCAGTTagaaggaagagaagagaagaatcCTCTTCATTATGCAGCTACTAAAGGGAAGGTTGATGTT ATAAGTGAAATgcttttggcttgtcctgaatGTGTTGAAGATATGACTGTACAAAAGGAGACAGCCTTGCACCTTGCTGTGAAGAACAGCCAACATGAAGCATAAGTTTTACTGACATGGGTGAGAGAGGTGAAAAGGGAGGACATCTTGAACTTGAAGGATGAGCAAGGCAATACAATTCTTCACCTAGCAACCTGGAAAAAACAACGCCAG GTGATAGAGTTGTTGCTAGGCAAGGAAGCAACCACTTCCCTTGTCCTGGATGTAAATGCTATAAACAAAAGTGCTCTAAC GCTCGATTTGCTACTGATTTTTCCAAGCAAGGCCGGTGACAAAGAAATAGAGGAGATCCTTAGAGGTGCAGGAGCCATTTGAGCAAGAGATAGAGATCATCATAACATCTTCTCTCCTGCTTCTTCATTTGAGTTTGGTAACCACTTCAAAGTTAGCAACCCTTCAGCTTCAGTGACCTCTCTGGTGCAACCAAAGAATTTGGTGGAGTACTTCAAGTTTAAGAAGGGCCGAGATTCTCCCAGCGATGCTCGTAATGTACTACTAGTTATATCTGTTCTGGTTGCAACTGCAACCTTCCAGGTTGGATTGACTCCACCTGGTGGTTTCTGGCAAGATGGTAGCTTAGCAGGGAGGTCCATTTTGGGTTCTAATAGCGAAGttacatttttactttttcgttCT TTCAACTCTATTGGCTTCTCAGTGTCTCTTTTCATAATCAACATTCTCACGACCAACTTTCCATTGCGTTTCGAGCTTCAAATCTGTATGATTGCAATGTTCAAATCTgtacatttttctctcttttcagtCAGGAAAAAATAA
- the LOC115962186 gene encoding ATP-dependent DNA helicase SRS2-like protein At4g25120 has product MSKENADPIPNVPKITVTEEERARISRNFRAAKALLARKRPRLHHHASPSFPHKVGDTNGIQTSIKRVPLAELQPNTPSPSFVKSKVCENISSSCSVGLTLDRKELVDHSPLENDCVLDSYTTPMKQQECFDLIDSVSMTSSTLDDDFDESILEEIDALCEQKSAAKAERQVLSCDIDPGSDHDGNSNGDLSASSESVTGYESVKMEGALDSGSDLDPTTKGSDTSQTIETGNMPEEYSKYLQSLNDRQREAACNDISVPLMIVAGPGSGKTSTMVGRVLMLLNEGISPSNILAMTFTTAAASEMRDRIGAVAGKATAKELTISTFHSFSLQLCRLHAEKLGRTSEFLIYGHGQQRRAIIEAVRLLENEKSIQNHNACILGEDSNGITSLQLFKDKSKKWLKFVAQAKASGKTPEECCKMGDEIGGAILGNYNDILKSCNALDYHDLISCSVKLLTDFPEVFKESQDSWKAIVIDEFQDTSSMQYDFLRILASHNRITIVGDDDQSIFSFNGADISGFDSFRKDFPNYKEIRLNKNYRSTRCIVEAASSLIQNNKKRCQLKDVLTDNSSGSKIIIKECHNESAQCAFVVDKILETASNGSAANCSYGNIAILYRRQVSGKVFQMAFRERKIPFNVHGVAFYRKKVVKAIIAMLQTTLPACDDGPYHRVFKALLPFEKEEKKRVIDYIDKISTIRKCSFILAASDIFSAKLSGTFKRSQLTQGRKVLSTLEMISKLVNREQSISAIITSVANMVPQKYLLEQRAVIDVDGGKLLNEDNDIRSVLQYLLDDVSEFLSTKFVAVEGDAKVAAEGKGCLNALKAFIEFISERERENFRSRRHDNEKSITLTTIHQSKGLEWDVVFIVKANESEIPLLHEFNGVAKENGNSIEEERRLLYVAMTRARKKLFILYVMMDSNWQMLQPSRFLKEIPDHLREVQAEVSVKDLQTKQQHIPNRTAQFSVDVPREKELSEVDVANDFLKTCIHEASEDLKDPLEASNGNGFLRRFNVEDRSVVSHIFHQWAKKKAFQDPKRLLDKVGFVIDERLRAKKNKHKDVLSALKSCLSCDEAFQYAEYVLRWEQIPADQRAHLMREKQEHFQKLRIENSMGSSAATSKQISYLQSLGCTVTPTSRLQASRLIEQYKSL; this is encoded by the exons ATGTCAAAGGAAAATGCTGATCCAATTCCAAATGTCCCTAAAATCACAGTTACAGAGGAAGAAAGAGCTCGAATTTCTCGCAACTTCCGAGCCGCTAAGGCTCTTCTTGCTCGCAAACGCCCTCGCCTCCATCACCATGCCTCCCCCAGTTTTCCTCACAA AGTTGGGGATACAAATGGAATTCAAACCAGCATCAAGAGAGTTCCTCTTGCGGAGCTACAGCCAAACACGCCATCCCCGTCTTTTGTGAAGTCAAAAGTTTGTGAAAATATAAGCAGTTCGTGTTCCGTGGGCTTAACTCTTGATCGGAAAGAATTAGTTGATCATAGTCCTTTAGAGAATGACTGCGTGTTGGATTCTTATACAACTCCTATGAAACAACAAGAATGTTTTGATTTAATTGATTCGGTTTCGATGACTAGCAGCACTCTAGATGATGATTTTGATGAGTCCATTTTGGAAGAAATCGATGCTTTGTGTGAGCAGAAATCTGCTGCAAAAGCAGAAAGGCAGGTTCTAAGTTGTGACATTGACCCGGGTAGTGATCATGATGGTAATAGTAATGGTGATCTTAGTGCCAGTTCGGAGTCTGTCACTGGGTATGAGAGTGTAAAAATGGAAGGGGCATTGGACTCTGGGAGTGATTTAGACCCTACAACAAAAGGGTCAGATACTTCTCAGACTATAGAGACTGGGAACATGCCGGAGGAGTACTCAAAATACTTGCAGTCTCTGAATGATCGGCAACGCGAAGCAGCTTGTAATGATATTTCAGTCCCTTTGATGATTGTTGCTGGTCCGGGAAGTGGAAAG ACTTCTACAATGGTTGGGCGTGTGTTAATGCTGCTTAATGAG GGAATTAGCCCGTCAAACATCCTGGCGATGACTTTCACTACAGCAGCAGCTTCTGAGATGAGAGATCGCATTGGAGCAGTGGCTGGAAAGGCAACAGCCAAGGAGCTCACAATCAGCACTTTCCATTCATTTTCCTTGCAACTGTGTCGTTTACATGCTGAGAA GTTAGGGCGCACATCAGAATTCTTAATATATGGGCATGGGCAGCAGAGAAGAGCAATCATTGAGGCTGTGCGGCTGTTAGAAAATGAGAAGAGTATACAAAATCATAATGCCTGCATACTTGGTGAAGATTCTAATGGGATAACGTCTCTGCAACTTTTTAAGGATAAGTCAAAGAAATGGCTGAAGTTTGTGGCTCAG GCTAAAGCTTCTGGAAAGACTCCTGAAGAATGCTGTAAAATGGGTGATGAAATAGGA GGTGCAATCCTTGGGAACTACAATGACATATTAAAATCTTGTAATGCTCTGGATTACCATGACTTAATCAGCTGTTCTGTAAAGCTGCTTACTGATTTTCCTGAAG TCTTCAAGGAGTCTCAGGATTCATGGAAAGCCATTGTAATAGATGAGTTTCAAGACACAAGTTCCATGCAATATGATTTTCTGCGGATTCTTGCTTCTCATAACCGCATAACTATTGTTGGTGATGATGATCAG TCCATATTTAGTTTCAACGGAGCTGACATTTCTGGATTTGATTCATTTCGCAAAGATTTTCCAAACTACAAAGAG ATCAGACTAAATAAAAACTATCGATCCACACGCTGTATTGTTGAGGCTGCATCTTCTcttatacaaaataataaaaagcgATGCCAGTTAAAAGATGTTCTTACTGATAATTCTTCTGGATCTAAG ATAATCATAAAAGAATGTCACAATGAGAGTGCGCAGTGTGCATTTGTTGTTGACAAGATCTTGGAAACTGCTTCTAATGGTTCTGCTGCTAACTGCTCATATGGAAACATTGCAATTCTTTACAGGAGGCAG GTATCGGGAAAAGTCTTCCAAATGGCCTTCCGTGAAAGGAAAATACCTTTCAATGTGCACGGTGTAGCATTCTATAGGAAAAAG GTAGTCAAAGCCATTATTGCCATGCTTCAAACAACATTGCCTGCTTGTGATGATGGCCCATACCATCGGGTCTTCAAGGCTTTACTTCCTTTTGagaaggaggaaaagaagagg GTAATCGACTATATCGACAAAATTTCAACTATTAGAAAATGCAGCTTTATATTAGCTGCCTCGGACATCTTTAGTGCCAAGCTTTCTGGTACCTTCAAGAG GAGTCAGCTTACCCAAGGACGCAAAGTATTGTCGACACTAGAGATGATATCAAAACTTGTAAACAGG GAACAATCAATTTCAGCTATCATAACCTCAGTGGCAAACATGGTGCCTCAG aaatacctTCTTGAGCAACGGGCAGTTATTGATGTTGATGGAGGAAAATTGCTGAATGAAGACAATGACATCAGATCT GTTCTTCAGTACTTACTGGATGACGTCTCTGAATTTTTGTCAACTAAATTTGTTGCTGTAGAAGGGGATGCTAAAGTTGCAGCAGAAGGGAAAGGTTGTCTTAATGCGCTCAAAgcttttattgaatttatatctGAGcgtgagagagaaaattttcgtTCCCGGAGACATGATAATGAAAAATCCATCACCTTGACTACCATTCATCAG TCGAAAGGCTTAGAATGGGATGTTGTTTTCATAGTTAAG GCAAATGAATCTGAAATTCCTCTGTTGCATGAATTTAATGGTGTTGCAAAGGAAAACGGGAACTCAATTGAG gAGGAAAGGCGCTTGTTATATGTTGCAATGACTCGTGCTCGGAAGAAGCTTTTCATTCTATATGTCATGATGGACTCTAATTGGCAG ATGCTTCAACCATCAAGATTTCTTAAAGAAATTCCAGATCATCTTCGAGAGGTTCAG GCTGAAGTTAGTGTAAAAGATTTGCAAACAAAGCAGCAACACATTCCAAATAGAACTGCTCAGTTTTCTGTTGATGTGCCAAGAGAAAAGGAACTTTCTGAAGTAGATGTTGCAAATGATTTCCTAAAAACTTGTATTCATGAGGCTTCTGAAGATCTGAAAGACCCATTGGAGGCTAGCAATGGAAATGGCTTTTTAAGAAG ATTCAATGTGGAGGATAGATCAGTTGTTTCCCACATATTTCATCAATGGGCCAAGAAGAAAGCGTTTCAAGATCCCAAGAGGCTGCTTGACAAG GTTGGCTTTGTAATCGATGAACGCCTTAGAGCcaagaaaaacaaacacaag gATGTTTTGAGTGCACTGAAGTCTTGCTTGAGCTGTGATGAAGCATTTCAATATGCAGAATAT GTTTTGAGATGGGAGCAAATTCCTGCTGATCAACGAGCCCATTTGATGCGGGAAAAGCAG GAGCATTTCCAAAAGTTAAGGATTGAAAATTCAATGGGTTCATCAGCGGCAACATCTAAACAG ATCTCTTATTTGCAAAGTTTGGGATGCACTGTCACCCCTACATCTCGTCTCCAAGCTTCCCGTTTGATTGAGCAGTACAAATCATTGTGA